One uncultured Flavobacterium sp. genomic window carries:
- the rpsO gene encoding 30S ribosomal protein S15, which produces MYLTKEKKEEIFAQHGSATNTGSAEGQIALFTYRISHLTEHLKKNRHDYNTERSLVLLVGKRRALLDYLKKKEINRYREIIKVLNIRK; this is translated from the coding sequence ATGTATTTAACTAAAGAAAAAAAGGAAGAGATTTTCGCACAACACGGTAGCGCAACAAATACTGGAAGTGCAGAAGGTCAAATTGCATTGTTCACTTACAGAATTTCACACTTAACTGAACACTTGAAAAAAAATCGTCACGATTACAACACTGAGCGTTCACTTGTACTATTAGTAGGTAAAAGAAGAGCTTTGTTAGATTACTTGAAAAAGAAAGAGATCAACAGATATCGTGAGATTATCAAAGTATTGAATATCAGAAAATAA
- a CDS encoding TonB family protein produces MKNYSLLAFLLLIPILLFSQNSTDKTVYFDSIWKETTKENYKYYRIVKDYYSEKDLYQIYDYYKSGVLQMEGTSKTKDGNTKEGQYIFYYENGNKKSTQNYYKSRLTGKLLEWYENGNPKLEGEYIDSEKGFNSDFKTYQYWNYKNEHLVINGNGNYEETDGSRSVKGKIKNGFKDGVWTGIDKKMNYQYTDLYKKGEFISGKNIDSSGVEHEYNVLELKAMPKKGIQDFYNYVGKNFTKTREAFQNKISGKLFVTFIIDKDGKIIEPKVIKSLGYGLDEEAIRVITSYENWIPGQQRGVNVRVLYSIPITVNL; encoded by the coding sequence ATGAAAAACTACTCTTTGCTTGCGTTTTTACTTTTAATTCCCATTTTACTTTTTTCTCAAAACTCTACAGATAAAACGGTGTATTTTGATTCAATTTGGAAAGAAACAACAAAAGAAAATTACAAATATTACAGAATCGTAAAAGATTATTATAGCGAAAAAGATTTGTATCAAATTTATGATTACTACAAATCCGGTGTTCTGCAAATGGAAGGAACATCAAAAACAAAAGATGGTAATACAAAAGAAGGTCAATACATTTTTTATTATGAAAACGGGAATAAAAAAAGTACTCAAAATTATTATAAGTCCAGACTAACAGGAAAACTTCTGGAGTGGTACGAAAACGGAAATCCAAAATTAGAAGGAGAATATATCGATTCTGAAAAAGGTTTTAATTCTGACTTTAAAACGTATCAATATTGGAATTACAAAAACGAACACCTTGTAATTAACGGTAATGGAAATTATGAGGAAACTGATGGAAGCAGGTCTGTAAAAGGAAAAATAAAAAACGGATTTAAAGATGGTGTTTGGACAGGTATTGATAAAAAAATGAATTATCAATACACTGATCTTTATAAAAAAGGAGAATTTATTTCGGGGAAAAACATAGATTCTTCTGGAGTTGAACATGAATACAATGTTTTGGAATTAAAAGCAATGCCCAAAAAAGGAATTCAGGACTTCTATAATTATGTTGGAAAAAATTTCACAAAAACCAGAGAAGCTTTCCAAAATAAAATAAGCGGTAAATTATTTGTTACCTTTATTATAGATAAAGATGGTAAAATTATCGAACCAAAAGTTATCAAATCATTAGGATACGGCCTTGATGAAGAAGCAATAAGAGTAATTACCAGTTATGAGAATTGGATTCCTGGTCAGCAAAGAGGCGTTAATGTTCGTGTACTTTATTCTATACCTATAACTGTTAACTTATAA
- a CDS encoding GAF domain-containing protein, translating to MTFQELQPKISAIVADTNTLRDEKLLAICQLLNANVEYYNWVGFYFANHENKTLHLGPYVGAETDHTVIPFGKGICGQVAESNANFVVPDVAAQDNYIACSFTVKSEIVVPLFVDGVNIGQIDIDSHVIDPFTEADERFLEFVNQEVAKLY from the coding sequence ATGACATTTCAGGAATTACAACCAAAAATAAGCGCTATTGTAGCTGACACTAATACTCTTAGAGACGAAAAATTATTAGCCATTTGCCAACTTTTAAATGCAAATGTAGAATATTACAATTGGGTTGGTTTTTATTTTGCCAATCATGAAAACAAAACCCTACACTTAGGCCCTTATGTTGGTGCAGAAACTGACCATACTGTTATTCCGTTTGGAAAAGGAATCTGCGGACAAGTAGCCGAAAGCAATGCAAATTTTGTCGTACCGGATGTTGCCGCTCAAGACAATTATATTGCCTGCAGTTTTACTGTTAAATCAGAAATTGTAGTTCCTTTATTTGTTGATGGAGTAAATATTGGCCAAATTGATATTGACAGCCACGTTATTGATCCGTTTACTGAAGCTGATGAAAGATTTTTAGAGTTTGTAAATCAAGAAGTTGCAAAATTGTATTAA
- the xrtF gene encoding exosortase family protein XrtF, producing MKKKIPLRKYLIQFKPFLIFIGTFFAAYIVLTFIYKFYLNSFGLNDVDGITKIVGRNVEQLMQLFNTDFKVDINRHNPWLDIWYNKKHMARIIEGCNAISVTILFVSFVVAFSGKFKPTFLFILLGIFLIYICNVARIAFLVVLVYNFPGYAHFLHGVFFPLVIYGMVFVLWVIWINKFSKYAR from the coding sequence TTGAAAAAAAAAATCCCTTTGAGAAAATATTTAATACAGTTCAAGCCTTTCCTGATTTTTATAGGTACTTTTTTTGCTGCTTATATTGTACTTACATTTATTTATAAGTTCTATTTGAATAGTTTTGGACTAAATGATGTTGACGGAATTACGAAAATCGTAGGCCGCAATGTCGAACAATTAATGCAGTTGTTCAATACCGATTTTAAAGTAGATATAAACCGGCATAATCCCTGGTTAGATATTTGGTATAATAAAAAACATATGGCACGAATCATTGAAGGCTGTAATGCTATTAGTGTTACTATTTTGTTTGTTTCGTTTGTCGTTGCTTTCTCAGGAAAATTTAAACCAACGTTTCTTTTTATCTTGCTTGGAATTTTTCTGATTTATATTTGTAACGTTGCCCGAATTGCTTTCTTAGTAGTTTTGGTTTATAATTTTCCCGGGTATGCTCATTTTTTACACGGAGTCTTTTTCCCCTTAGTCATTTACGGAATGGTATTCGTTTTATGGGTTATTTGGATTAATAAATTTTCAAAATATGCCAGATAA
- a CDS encoding exosortase F system-associated protein — translation MPDNIIKKHKLKILVSILVVFCFGLIRAFEDQLFYDPFLAYFKGNFQNLPFPEIDYFKLFLGLFLRYILNTVLSLLLIYTLFQDIEILKFSTFMYGFFLVLLFVMFFVIIEYFPDANWLLFYIRRFIIQPIFILLFIPAFYYQKLNLKK, via the coding sequence ATGCCAGATAATATTATAAAGAAGCACAAATTAAAAATTCTGGTTTCGATTCTGGTTGTGTTTTGTTTTGGACTAATCAGAGCATTTGAAGATCAATTGTTTTATGATCCTTTTTTAGCTTATTTCAAAGGAAATTTTCAAAATTTGCCTTTTCCTGAAATTGATTATTTTAAGCTTTTCTTGGGACTTTTTCTTCGATACATTCTAAATACTGTTTTGTCTTTGCTGCTAATTTATACATTGTTTCAAGATATAGAAATTCTTAAATTCAGTACCTTCATGTACGGCTTTTTTCTAGTACTTCTCTTTGTGATGTTTTTTGTTATTATTGAATATTTTCCAGATGCAAACTGGCTTCTTTTCTACATAAGACGTTTTATTATTCAGCCCATATTTATATTGTTGTTTATTCCCGCATTTTATTATCAGAAGCTAAATCTTAAAAAATAA
- a CDS encoding TonB-dependent receptor plug domain-containing protein encodes MQKIIMLFCMILVSISAFSQEDLEEVKITKKQKGIKKSYTLTSNTSVITSKELLKAACCNLAESFETNPSIDVNFSDALTGTKQIKMLGLTSPYLMITEENIPSVRGASQAYGLSFTPGTWIESVQITKGAGSVINGYESISGQINTELLKPLNDVPFFLNVYGSTDARFEVNTHFNKKLSDKWATSLFVHGNARVVKNDMNNDGFLDNPLGKQINVLNRYQYYDAESGLVSFINFRYMNDKKQTGEVDFDKDRDRGTKNHWGSEINTERFDVSTKIGYVFKDMPYQSIGFQNAFNSHNQNSYFGLNLYDIKQNSFYSNLIFNSIINNTMHKFSTGLNFTYDQYQEFVNVNDYSRVDNSVGAFFEYTYDNTDNFSLILGGRVDNHNRLGFFVTPRLHMRYNPWKDGVIRFSAGKGKRSANIFAENQQLFASSRTFSILDHSGKIYGLDPEIAWNYGISFSQKFKLFSKNAEVGFDFYRTDFQNQAVVDLMQSPQDVLFYNLKGSSFANSFQFEFNYELIHNLNLRTAYKYYDIQTDYLRGTFQRPLQAKHRFLGNLEYETQLNNGKQWKFDYTFNWTGKQQLPYTASNPVADQFPDLSPSYAVMNMQVTRVLSPVFEVYVGGENIGNYKQQKAILGAEDPFGPNFDASVAYAPIFGQMYYAGLRFKIK; translated from the coding sequence ATGCAAAAAATTATCATGCTTTTTTGTATGATTTTAGTTTCTATATCTGCTTTTTCGCAAGAAGATTTAGAGGAAGTTAAAATCACAAAGAAGCAAAAAGGAATAAAAAAATCCTATACGCTTACCTCAAATACTTCTGTTATTACAAGTAAAGAATTGCTAAAAGCAGCATGTTGTAATTTGGCCGAAAGTTTCGAGACAAATCCGTCTATCGATGTGAATTTTTCTGATGCTTTAACAGGAACAAAACAAATAAAAATGTTGGGGCTTACAAGTCCTTATTTGATGATTACCGAGGAGAATATTCCTTCGGTACGTGGAGCTTCTCAAGCTTACGGATTGTCATTTACGCCCGGAACCTGGATCGAAAGTGTTCAGATTACTAAAGGAGCCGGAAGTGTAATTAATGGTTACGAAAGCATTTCGGGACAAATAAATACAGAACTTCTAAAGCCGTTAAATGATGTTCCTTTCTTTTTGAATGTCTATGGTTCTACCGATGCAAGGTTTGAGGTAAACACACATTTCAATAAAAAATTATCTGATAAATGGGCGACAAGTTTGTTCGTTCATGGAAATGCCCGTGTCGTAAAAAACGATATGAATAATGATGGTTTTCTGGATAATCCTCTGGGAAAACAAATCAATGTTTTAAATCGATATCAGTATTATGATGCCGAAAGTGGTTTGGTAAGTTTTATTAATTTCAGATATATGAATGATAAAAAACAAACCGGAGAAGTTGATTTTGATAAAGACAGAGATCGCGGAACCAAAAATCATTGGGGTTCAGAAATTAATACAGAACGTTTTGACGTTTCCACAAAAATTGGATACGTTTTTAAAGATATGCCGTATCAGAGTATCGGTTTTCAGAATGCTTTTAATAGTCATAATCAGAACTCTTATTTTGGTTTGAATTTGTATGATATTAAGCAAAATAGTTTTTATTCGAATTTGATCTTCAACTCGATTATCAACAATACCATGCATAAGTTCTCGACCGGTTTAAATTTTACTTATGACCAATATCAGGAATTTGTGAATGTAAATGATTATAGCAGAGTCGATAACTCGGTTGGAGCATTCTTTGAATATACTTATGATAATACAGATAATTTTAGTTTAATTCTGGGAGGAAGGGTAGATAATCATAACCGTTTAGGCTTTTTTGTGACACCGCGTTTACACATGAGATACAATCCCTGGAAGGATGGGGTTATTCGTTTTTCTGCAGGAAAAGGAAAACGTTCTGCTAATATTTTTGCCGAGAACCAACAGCTTTTTGCAAGTTCCAGAACATTTTCGATTTTAGATCATAGTGGAAAAATTTATGGTTTAGATCCGGAAATTGCATGGAATTACGGAATTAGTTTTTCTCAGAAGTTTAAACTTTTCAGTAAAAATGCCGAAGTAGGATTTGATTTCTACAGAACAGATTTTCAAAATCAGGCCGTTGTAGATTTGATGCAGAGTCCGCAAGATGTTTTATTTTATAATTTAAAAGGAAGTTCGTTTGCGAATAGCTTTCAGTTTGAGTTCAATTACGAGTTAATTCATAATTTGAATTTGAGAACAGCATATAAGTATTACGATATTCAAACTGATTATTTGAGAGGAACTTTTCAACGTCCATTACAAGCCAAACATCGTTTTTTAGGAAATTTGGAGTATGAAACTCAATTAAACAATGGAAAACAATGGAAGTTTGATTATACGTTTAATTGGACAGGGAAACAACAATTGCCATATACGGCATCAAATCCTGTAGCGGATCAGTTTCCTGATTTGTCTCCATCTTATGCTGTTATGAACATGCAGGTTACAAGAGTGCTTTCACCAGTTTTTGAAGTATATGTTGGTGGAGAAAACATTGGAAATTACAAACAACAAAAAGCAATTTTGGGTGCCGAAGATCCATTTGGTCCTAATTTTGATGCTTCTGTAGCATATGCGCCAATTTTTGGACAAATGTATTATGCAGGATTAAGATTTAAAATAAAATAA
- a CDS encoding heavy-metal-associated domain-containing protein — MKNIVLIALVTFLGFSAQAQTQTKKNKNLKYTTEVNGNCEQCKKRIEKAAFGVPGVKSASWDISSHELTVILNEEKSSTADLNKAIAKVGHDTKDVKATESDYANLHSCCKYVREE, encoded by the coding sequence ATGAAAAATATAGTTTTAATTGCATTAGTGACTTTTCTGGGATTTTCAGCGCAAGCTCAAACTCAAACTAAGAAAAATAAGAATTTAAAATACACTACAGAAGTAAATGGTAATTGTGAACAATGTAAAAAACGTATCGAAAAAGCCGCGTTTGGTGTTCCCGGTGTTAAATCGGCGAGTTGGGACATAAGTTCACATGAATTAACGGTGATTTTGAATGAAGAAAAGTCGTCAACGGCAGATTTAAACAAGGCAATTGCCAAAGTTGGGCATGATACTAAAGATGTTAAGGCAACAGAATCTGATTATGCCAATTTGCATTCTTGTTGTAAATATGTTCGAGAAGAATAA
- a CDS encoding VTT domain-containing protein: protein MNNFDWTQLVNPEFYITLSIGGFQIGLYIVLFIVFAETGLFAGFFLPGDSLLFLAGIYSRDLIENVIYIPGDFINVFLLSTLVAIMGVLGNMTGYWFGHKSGYYLFKKEDTFWFKKKYLLQSKDFFEKYGGKAIIYARFLPIFRTFAPIIAGIVSMNKKNFMFYNILSSFLWSFILIFSGHYLYGVFLKQGIDLKQHIEYIIVIIIIISTFPVVLKLLKKRPSEEI from the coding sequence ATGAATAATTTTGATTGGACTCAATTAGTCAACCCTGAATTTTATATCACATTAAGTATTGGCGGTTTTCAGATTGGTTTATATATTGTTTTGTTTATCGTTTTTGCTGAAACAGGACTTTTTGCAGGTTTTTTTCTACCAGGAGATAGTTTGCTTTTTTTAGCAGGTATTTATAGTCGTGATTTAATCGAAAACGTAATATACATTCCGGGAGATTTTATTAATGTATTCTTGCTTTCAACTCTTGTTGCAATAATGGGAGTTTTAGGAAATATGACAGGCTATTGGTTTGGACACAAAAGTGGATACTATTTATTTAAAAAAGAAGATACTTTCTGGTTTAAAAAGAAATATCTGTTACAATCGAAAGATTTCTTTGAAAAATATGGTGGAAAAGCAATTATTTATGCACGTTTCTTACCAATCTTTAGAACTTTTGCACCAATCATTGCCGGAATAGTTTCTATGAATAAGAAGAATTTTATGTTCTACAATATTTTGAGTTCGTTTTTGTGGTCTTTTATCTTGATTTTTTCAGGACATTATTTATACGGAGTGTTCTTAAAACAAGGAATAGATTTAAAACAACATATAGAGTACATCATTGTAATCATTATCATAATATCTACATTTCCGGTTGTACTTAAGCTTTTAAAGAAAAGACCAAGCGAAGAAATATAA